A genomic window from Pirellulales bacterium includes:
- a CDS encoding WD40 repeat domain-containing protein — protein MSICRTIRFRLVAWHSVLRRLPTLTLALALAGGTLECAVRAAGTPELRPTQVIETPVEGTRRDKVPVVNAVALSPDGATLATAGDDHLIRLWNAADGTLKQTLRGHSDWVQRVAFSPGGDLLASAGNDRRIHLWNAETGQLIKTLSRHPAAIYSLTFSPDGTKLATAGFEKVVRLYDVDRGLVLHELTCSCADNRSLVFSPDGEQLLVGGRGGCISFWTLTDGSLDRSLTLQTQRIRGLAFSPDATRIAVAGEGIEIDILDAATGEKVLTLPGRPGKTLAMAFCGNDTLATAGSDDQIHLWDLTSGQESARGMGHTGSVAALSCDAVGGRLVSGSFDTTICVWTLPDRSVRAMLERPEPRYSPR, from the coding sequence ATGAGCATTTGCCGAACGATCCGCTTCCGCCTCGTCGCGTGGCACTCGGTGCTGCGACGACTACCAACGCTCACCCTGGCCCTGGCGCTCGCCGGAGGCACGCTCGAGTGCGCGGTTCGCGCCGCGGGGACTCCCGAATTGCGTCCCACGCAGGTGATCGAGACGCCCGTCGAAGGGACGCGCCGAGATAAGGTACCGGTCGTCAACGCCGTGGCCCTGAGTCCCGATGGCGCCACTCTGGCCACCGCGGGAGACGATCATCTGATTCGTCTTTGGAATGCCGCCGATGGCACGCTCAAGCAAACGCTGCGCGGCCACTCCGACTGGGTGCAACGCGTTGCCTTCAGCCCCGGCGGCGACTTGCTCGCCTCGGCCGGCAACGACCGCCGCATCCATCTCTGGAATGCCGAGACCGGGCAGCTCATCAAAACGCTCTCTCGACATCCGGCGGCGATCTATTCGCTGACCTTCTCGCCCGACGGCACGAAGCTGGCCACGGCCGGTTTCGAGAAGGTTGTACGGCTGTACGACGTCGATCGCGGCCTCGTGCTGCACGAACTGACGTGCTCGTGCGCGGACAATCGTTCGCTGGTCTTCTCGCCCGATGGCGAGCAACTGCTGGTCGGTGGCCGCGGTGGCTGCATCTCGTTCTGGACGCTGACCGATGGTTCGCTCGATCGCAGCCTGACACTGCAGACACAGCGCATTCGCGGCCTGGCCTTCTCACCCGATGCGACGCGGATCGCCGTGGCGGGCGAAGGCATCGAGATCGACATTCTCGACGCCGCGACGGGCGAAAAAGTACTCACTCTGCCGGGCCGGCCCGGCAAAACGCTGGCCATGGCGTTCTGCGGCAACGACACGCTGGCCACGGCCGGCAGCGACGACCAGATCCACCTGTGGGATCTGACGTCGGGACAAGAGAGCGCCCGGGGCATGGGGCACACCGGCTCGGTCGCCGCACTGTCGTGCGACGCCGTGGGCGGACGACTCGTCTCGGGCAGCTTCGACACGACGATCTGCGTGTGGACCCTGCCCGACCGATCGGTCCGGGCGATGCTCGAACGCCCCGAGCCGCGTTACTCGCCGCGCTGA